A region from the Benincasa hispida cultivar B227 chromosome 10, ASM972705v1, whole genome shotgun sequence genome encodes:
- the LOC120089279 gene encoding benzyl alcohol O-benzoyltransferase-like, protein MWSSSTSLVFKVERCEPEFVVPAKPTPHEYKQLSDIDDQESLRFQQPIIQFYEYNPSMEGRDPVKVIREAVSKTLVFYYPFAGRIREGFGRKLVVECTGKGILFIEGNADVSLHQFQDSSSLQPPFPCIDQLLYHVPNSDGILDSPLLLIQVTRLKYGGFIFIFAMRFNHTMCDGYGIAQFMTAIAEMARGAHAPSVLPVWQRALLNSRDPPVITYLHHEYDQVGDSNGTKISFTDIVQRSFFFGSTEISTILKTLPIHLRHCSSFELLSAYIWRLRTISLQLNPNEEVRFLCLVNLRFKFNSLPSGYYGNALASPAALTTAGKLCQNPLSYAVELVKKAKAEMTEEYIKSVADLMAIRERVHWTAIGSFLVSDLRKIGLGEVDFGWGKAIYGGPAMGGVGIVPDFISFFIPFKNREGEEGILVPMCLPTHAMERFVRKLDAIFKVKQPIGVENRKLITNIKSAL, encoded by the exons ATGTGGTCGAGCAGTACAAGTCTTGTGTTCAAAGTAGAAAGATGTGAACCAGAATTCGTTGTTCCGGCAAAACCAACACCCCATGAGTATAAACAACTTTCTGATATTGATGACCAAGAAAGCTTACGATTTCAACAACCAATAATACAATTCTATGAATATAATCCAAGCATGGAAGGGAGAGACCCAGTGAAGGTGATAAGAGAGGCAGTTTCAAAGACATTGGTTTTTTACTATCCTTTTGCAGGCAGAATTAGAGAAGGGTTTGGTAGGAAGCTCGTTGTAGAGTGCACAGGTAAAGGAATCTTGTTCATTGAGGGAAATGCAGATGTAAGTCTACACCAGTTTCAagattcttcttctcttcaaccTCCATTTCCATGCATAGATCAACTTCTTTATCATGTTCCAAATTCTGATGGGATTCTTGATTCCCCACTATTGCTCATCCAG GTAACCCGACTCAAATACGgtggttttatttttatttttgcgATGCGTTTTAATCATACAATGTGTGATGGCTATGGTATTGCCCAATTCATGACAGCCATAGCCGAAATGGCTCGTGGGGCCCACGCTCCATCTGTTCTTCCAGTATGGCAAAGGGCTCTCTTAAATTCGAGGGATCCTCCCGTAATCACATACCTACACCATGAATATGATCAAGTTGGAGACAGCAATGGAACCAAAATTTCGTTCACTGACATTGTTCAGCGATCCTTCTTCTTTGGCTCAACTGAAATATCCACCATTCTGAAAACCTTACCTATTCACCTTCGCCATTGCTCCTCCTTCGAGCTCCTCTCAGCCTACATTTGGCGCCTCCGTACCATATCCCTTCAACTTAACCCAAACGAGGAAGTGCGCTTTCTTTGTCTTGTGAATCTACGCTTCAAGTTCAACTCTTTGCCATCTGGATATTATGGCAATGCGCTTGCCTCTCCTGCAGCACTTACCACAGCTGGAAAACTTTGCCAGAATCCCCTAAGTTATGCTGTAGAATTGGTTAAGAAAGCTAAGGCAGAAATGACAGAGGAATATATTAAGTCTGTAGCAGATCTTATGGCAATCAGAGAACGAGTCCATTGGACAGCAATTGGGTCGTTTCTTGTGtcagatttgagaaaaattgGGTTGGGAGAGGTGGACTTTGGATGGGGAAAGGCAATTTATGGTGGACCTGCAATGGGCGGAGTTGGAATAGTCCCTGATTTCATAAGTTTCTTTATTCCATTCAAGAATAGAGAAGGAGAGGAAGGAATATTGGTGCCTATGTGCTTGCCTACTCATGCCATGGAAAGATTTGTGAGAAAACTTGATGCCATCTTTAAGGTTAAACAACCAATTGGAGTCGAAAATCGTAAACTAATTACAAATATCAAATCTGCACTGTAA